A single genomic interval of Drosophila virilis strain 15010-1051.87 chromosome 2, Dvir_AGI_RSII-ME, whole genome shotgun sequence harbors:
- the LOC6631156 gene encoding trypsin-3: MQPIPVILSLLIAPIIATTELPDKQLVKARVFSGIETSIQELGGYAVQIYKGSKMTCTGSLLTKFHILTAAHCFDNEDYTKFHVIAGRTNSETFFYPDEIINFVIKLKMHPSYNKLRYIADIAMIKVKLAIRTPEVSYLPLCTRKMSAGLMATVSGWGASEFTRSKNTLRTIRVPLIAKAECNQKLGRKMPRNVFCASGYNGRTICSGDSGGPLVIRGELCGVSVWTYECGNKLMPDVYMSVNFYRDFINKTITEMGD, encoded by the coding sequence ATGCAGCCCATTCCCGTGATATTAAGTCTATTGATCGCGCCGATTATTGCGACAACTGAACTGCCCGATAAGCAGCTTGTCAAGGCCAGGGTATTTTCGGGTATAGAAACCAGCATTCAGGAGCTGGGTGGCTATGCAGTGCAAATCTATAAGGGCAGTAAAATGACGTGCACTGGCAGCCTCTTAACCAAATTTCATATTCTAACTGCGGCTCACTGCTTCGACAACGAGGATTATACGAAATTTCACGTGATCGCCGGTCGAACAAACTCGGAGACCTTTTTCTATCCAGACGAGATCATAAACTTCGTAATCAAGCTAAAAATGCATCCGAGCTACAATAAGTTAAGGTACATTGCCGACATTGCCATGATAAAGGTTAAACTCGCCATCAGAACTCCAGAAGTTAGCTATTTGCCACTCTGCACACGGAAGATGTCAGCCGGACTTATGGCCACCGTGTCTGGCTGGGGCGCTAGCGAGTTTACCAGGTCCAAAAACACGCTACGAACAATAAGGGTGCCTCTCATTGCCAAAGCGGAATGCAACCAAAAGTTGGGCCGCAAAATGCCACGCAACGTGTTCTGCGCCTCCGGCTACAACGGTCGCACGATCTGCAGTGGCGACTCTGGCGGGCCGCTGGTCATCCGGGGTGAACTGTGCGGCGTCAGCGTATGGACATATGAATGTGGTAACAAATTGATGCCCGATGTCTATATGAGCGTGAACTTTTATCGCGACTTTATCAATAAAACAATTACGGAAATGGGCGACTAG
- the LOC6631155 gene encoding trypsin-3: MFSIIIALALNLMLLARSELAEREFVKPRIYGGQEKTIEQAGGYAVQIYLGHRLVCGGGLLSARYILSSAHCFEQAAYKKYHVIAGQTMPRNYFATESMKNLVLKLKIHPDYQKPKFVADIAVVAVSAPLRGPNVHYLPLCSVKPSAGNVATVSGWGNSEYSLQDNPLRVMEVPVISDSECNQKMERQMPDNVLCAGGYNRRTICNGDSGGPLVIRGELCGISTWTWECGNNEMPDVYMSAYFYRDFIEKTMAKMSN, from the coding sequence atgttttctataATTATTGCTCTGGCCCTCAATCTAATGCTCCTTGCAAGATCTGAGCTAGCGGAAAGAGAGTTTGTCAAGCCCAGAATTTATGGAGGCCAAGAAAAAACCATCGAACAGGCCGGCGGCTATGCCGTTCAGATCTACCTGGGCCATAGGTTGGTGTGCGGCGGCGGCCTACTCAGCGCCCGTTATATTCTCAGTTCGGCACACTGTTTCGAGCAAGCGgcttataaaaaatatcacGTAATCGCCGGCCAGACAATGCCAAGAAATTATTTCGCAACAGAGAGCATGAAAAATTTAGTGCTTAAGTTGAAGATACATCCGGACTATCAGAAACCCAAGTTCGTTGCGGACATTGCCGTCGTGGCGGTAAGTGCGCCCCTTCGAGGACCGAATGTGCACTACTTGCCCCTCTGCTCGGTGAAGCCATCAGCAGGCAATGTGGCCACAGTGTCTGGCTGGGGCAACAGCGAATATTCCCTGCAGGACAATCCGCTGCGTGTTATGGAGGTGCCCGTCATCTCTGACAGCGAATGCAACCAGAAGATGGAACGCCAGATGCCAGACAATGTGCTCTGCGCCGGCGGCTACAACAGGCGTACAATCTGCAACGGCGACTCCGGCGGGCCACTGGTGATCAGGGGCGAGCTGTGTGGCATCAGCACATGGACATGGGAGTGCGGCAACAACGAGATGCCCGATGTCTATATGAGCGCCTACTTTTATCGGGACTTCATAGAAAAGACCATGGCGAAAATGAGCAATTGA